The following proteins come from a genomic window of Trinickia caryophylli:
- a CDS encoding SIR2 family NAD-dependent protein deacylase produces MSASVEVEHIARQIDAGSVIPYLGPGLLALCDDVRVPATPEALAAIMTAKVSVPHKIRHRLTQAAQFIENFKHRKSVVGLMDDAFATSPAPSALHLALAASGAGLYVDTWYDDTFATALARMRPNGWAQVQGLSQSQHFGQWFGGYDAHGAPLPEVPSAGALLYKPIGSHAPASNYLVSDSDYVEVLTEIDIQTPIPPAVQAWRSGRSFLFVGCRFDDQLTRAFARQIMKRSSETHWAILPNEPTRMEARFLDEQCIERIAMPLDVFAAELTSTLRPALAA; encoded by the coding sequence ATGAGCGCTTCGGTTGAAGTCGAACATATCGCCCGCCAGATCGACGCGGGCAGCGTCATTCCGTATCTCGGCCCGGGCCTGCTCGCGCTGTGCGACGACGTGCGCGTGCCGGCCACACCGGAAGCGCTCGCCGCGATCATGACGGCGAAGGTCAGTGTGCCGCACAAGATCCGCCACCGGCTCACGCAGGCCGCGCAGTTCATCGAGAACTTCAAGCATCGCAAGTCGGTCGTCGGCCTGATGGACGACGCGTTCGCGACGTCGCCGGCGCCGTCGGCGCTGCATCTCGCGCTTGCTGCGAGCGGCGCGGGACTTTACGTCGACACGTGGTACGACGACACGTTCGCGACGGCGCTCGCGCGCATGCGGCCGAACGGCTGGGCGCAGGTGCAGGGGCTGTCGCAGTCCCAGCATTTCGGCCAGTGGTTCGGCGGCTACGATGCGCACGGCGCGCCGTTGCCCGAGGTGCCGAGCGCCGGCGCGCTGCTCTACAAGCCGATCGGCTCGCATGCGCCCGCCTCGAACTACCTCGTATCCGACAGCGATTACGTCGAAGTGCTGACCGAAATCGACATCCAGACGCCGATCCCGCCCGCGGTGCAGGCATGGCGCAGCGGCCGCAGCTTCCTGTTCGTCGGCTGCCGGTTCGACGACCAGCTCACGCGGGCCTTCGCGCGCCAGATCATGAAGCGTTCGTCCGAAACGCATTGGGCGATCCTGCCCAACGAGCCGACGCGGATGGAGGCGCGTTTTCTCGACGAGCAGTGCATCGAGCGGATTGCGATGCCGCTCGACGTGTTCGCAGCGGAACTGACGAGCACGTTGCGTCCCGCGTTGGCCGCCTGA
- a CDS encoding 2Fe-2S iron-sulfur cluster-binding protein, whose protein sequence is MTKLTVVPSGKTYDVAAGATLLQALLGTGESIAHKCDGKAECGSCHLFVQEGRKSLSKIQRSENEKLDTIVGVGSKSRLACQAVLGEEPVTVELLSFV, encoded by the coding sequence ATGACCAAACTGACTGTTGTTCCTTCCGGCAAAACCTACGATGTTGCCGCGGGCGCCACGCTATTGCAGGCGCTGCTCGGCACGGGCGAGTCGATCGCGCACAAGTGCGACGGCAAGGCCGAATGCGGATCGTGCCACCTGTTCGTCCAAGAGGGCCGTAAGAGCCTTTCCAAAATCCAGCGTTCCGAGAACGAGAAGCTCGACACGATCGTCGGCGTCGGCTCGAAGTCGCGCCTCGCGTGTCAGGCGGTGCTCGGCGAGGAGCCCGTCACCGTCGAGCTGTTGAGCTTCGTATAA
- a CDS encoding flavin monoamine oxidase family protein, which produces MTPLEDAVVDVAIVGAGLCGLALARTLAARGVPFALVDARERLGGRMLSRRCETSGQMLDLGPTWFWPDTEPRIAALVAELGLSSVAQHDPGDALWLTDPNREPERRDEPGGVHAGARRIAGGIAHLVDALAAGLPADCVMLGSALRVVRDRGAWIELRFDAAAGSRVLRARKIVLALPPRLVRERLVFDPPLPDGLAGALEATPTWMAAEAKALTTYATPFWRTAGHSGNAFVRHPQAALGEVFDASDPDMSAGALGGFVALDAAQRVQFAKGMTLLVESQLAQLYGRDAQDGTLHLFDWAAEPWTCSDADWAERGAAPQADPALRRTWWSGRLHFGGSETAAHGAGHMEGALEAAARIARLLAPPVQDKGGANIEPATREDALARFKQVAAVCRADAPEHYRRHVTRLLSGQRVEQLTQHALLATVEQVYSHALVALDALLPSLCAVDAGAPEAGRHPLTRVLLAAFDGWNRELIDAALAFNGTSCALSNFPDEHRPDEALQRAIAADLAAAWREFALELNARLLESDAHVHGGAPA; this is translated from the coding sequence ATGACGCCCCTCGAGGATGCGGTCGTCGACGTGGCGATCGTCGGCGCGGGACTATGCGGTCTCGCGCTCGCTCGCACGCTGGCGGCGCGCGGCGTGCCGTTCGCACTCGTCGACGCGCGCGAGCGGCTCGGCGGGCGGATGCTGAGCCGTCGTTGCGAAACGAGCGGGCAGATGCTCGATCTCGGCCCGACGTGGTTCTGGCCCGATACGGAACCACGCATCGCGGCGCTCGTCGCCGAGCTGGGGCTTTCGAGCGTCGCGCAGCACGATCCCGGCGACGCGCTATGGCTGACCGACCCGAACCGCGAGCCCGAACGGCGCGACGAGCCGGGTGGGGTGCATGCGGGCGCGCGGCGCATTGCCGGCGGCATCGCGCACCTCGTGGATGCACTGGCGGCCGGATTACCCGCCGATTGCGTGATGCTGGGCAGTGCGCTGCGCGTCGTTCGCGATCGCGGCGCGTGGATCGAGCTGCGCTTCGACGCCGCAGCCGGTTCGCGCGTGCTGCGTGCGCGGAAGATCGTGCTTGCGCTGCCGCCGCGCCTCGTGCGCGAACGGCTCGTGTTCGATCCTCCGCTGCCGGACGGGTTGGCCGGCGCGCTCGAGGCTACGCCGACCTGGATGGCCGCGGAGGCGAAGGCGCTGACGACGTACGCTACGCCGTTCTGGCGCACGGCGGGGCATTCGGGCAACGCGTTCGTCCGGCATCCGCAAGCGGCGCTCGGCGAAGTGTTCGACGCGAGCGACCCGGACATGAGCGCGGGTGCGCTTGGCGGCTTCGTCGCACTTGACGCGGCGCAGCGCGTGCAGTTTGCGAAAGGGATGACGCTGCTCGTCGAGAGCCAGCTTGCACAGCTCTACGGCCGCGACGCGCAGGACGGTACATTGCATCTATTCGACTGGGCGGCCGAGCCGTGGACCTGCAGCGACGCCGATTGGGCCGAGCGGGGTGCGGCACCGCAGGCCGATCCGGCGCTGCGGCGCACATGGTGGTCCGGCCGGCTCCATTTCGGCGGCAGCGAGACGGCGGCGCATGGCGCCGGCCACATGGAAGGCGCACTGGAAGCGGCGGCGCGCATCGCCCGTTTGCTCGCGCCGCCGGTGCAGGACAAGGGTGGCGCGAACATCGAGCCTGCGACGCGGGAAGACGCGCTGGCCCGTTTCAAGCAGGTCGCAGCGGTGTGCCGGGCCGATGCGCCGGAGCATTACCGCAGGCACGTGACACGACTGTTGTCGGGCCAGCGCGTCGAACAACTGACGCAGCATGCGTTGCTCGCGACGGTCGAGCAGGTCTACAGCCACGCGCTCGTCGCGCTCGATGCGCTGCTGCCATCGTTGTGCGCGGTGGACGCGGGGGCGCCCGAGGCCGGCCGGCATCCGCTGACGCGCGTGCTGCTCGCGGCGTTCGACGGCTGGAACCGCGAATTGATCGATGCGGCGCTGGCGTTCAACGGCACGTCGTGTGCGCTGTCGAACTTTCCGGACGAGCATCGGCCCGACGAAGCATTGCAGCGCGCGATCGCGGCCGATCTCGCCGCGGCCTGGCGCGAGTTCGCGCTCGAGCTGAATGCGCGCCTGCTGGAATCCGATGCGCATGTCCACGGCGGAGCGCCGGCATGA
- a CDS encoding FmdB family zinc ribbon protein: MPLHDYVCRDCSQHFEALVRSGATAVCPHCGSTSLEKQVSAPAPPGRSKAIVAAARRQAAREGHMSNFSAAERTKLLK; this comes from the coding sequence ATGCCGCTCCACGACTACGTATGCCGCGACTGCAGCCAGCATTTCGAAGCGCTCGTGCGCTCGGGCGCGACCGCGGTCTGCCCGCACTGCGGCAGCACCTCGCTCGAGAAACAGGTCAGCGCGCCCGCACCGCCGGGGCGCAGCAAGGCGATTGTCGCGGCCGCCCGCCGGCAGGCGGCGCGGGAAGGACATATGAGTAATTTCTCGGCGGCCGAGCGCACAAAGCTGCTGAAATAA
- a CDS encoding thioredoxin domain-containing protein gives MTHVTFYEKPGCGGNAKQKALLAAAGHTLEVRNLLRWAWTPKALFAFLEPLPVSEWFNRAAPAVKSGRLIPELLTAHDALARLLAEPLLIRRPLMEADGARMVGFDIDRVHAWIGLDAQTTAGISGPMEGCAAAMDGCAATAA, from the coding sequence ATGACCCATGTCACGTTCTATGAGAAACCCGGCTGCGGCGGCAACGCGAAGCAAAAAGCGCTGCTCGCGGCGGCCGGCCACACGCTCGAGGTGCGCAACCTGCTGCGCTGGGCGTGGACGCCGAAGGCGCTGTTTGCGTTCCTCGAACCGCTGCCGGTGTCCGAATGGTTCAATCGCGCGGCGCCGGCCGTCAAGTCGGGGCGGCTCATTCCCGAGTTGCTCACCGCCCACGATGCGCTGGCGCGGCTGCTCGCCGAGCCACTGCTGATCCGCCGCCCGCTGATGGAGGCCGACGGCGCGCGGATGGTCGGCTTCGACATCGATCGCGTGCATGCTTGGATCGGGCTCGACGCGCAGACTACGGCAGGCATATCCGGCCCGATGGAAGGCTGCGCTGCCGCGATGGACGGCTGCGCCGCTACGGCTGCCTGA
- a CDS encoding ankyrin repeat domain-containing protein: MKGQRVFRRVTVNELGGWRLHHPDALVLDVRDADSHARTGWPDAVRLSRDNQDALLLRTPRNRPILIYCYHGNASQTWARMFADFGFTEVCDLIGGHAAWAASVAEANPSGRPIEPALAAWLASTGFAGPNARGAHDNTPLMVAAWRGRHDIVDVLLAHGVPLDATNADGNNALWLACVHGEPRGIETLAKAGVPLDHMNFTGATCLMYAASSGKADVVRTLLALGASPSIRSQDDFTALDMAATPECLQLLRRCA; the protein is encoded by the coding sequence ATGAAAGGTCAGCGCGTCTTTCGTCGCGTCACGGTCAACGAGCTCGGAGGATGGCGGCTACACCATCCGGACGCACTCGTGCTCGACGTGCGTGACGCCGACAGCCATGCACGCACTGGCTGGCCGGATGCAGTGCGGCTGTCGCGCGACAACCAGGACGCGTTGCTGCTGCGCACGCCACGCAACCGTCCGATCCTCATCTACTGCTATCACGGCAACGCAAGCCAGACCTGGGCGCGCATGTTCGCCGACTTCGGCTTCACCGAGGTATGCGACCTGATCGGCGGCCATGCCGCATGGGCTGCCAGCGTCGCCGAGGCGAATCCGTCCGGCCGGCCGATCGAGCCTGCCCTCGCCGCGTGGCTCGCGAGCACGGGATTCGCGGGCCCGAACGCGCGCGGCGCGCACGACAACACGCCGTTGATGGTCGCCGCATGGCGCGGCAGGCACGACATCGTCGATGTGCTGCTCGCGCATGGTGTGCCGCTCGATGCGACGAACGCGGACGGCAACAACGCGCTGTGGCTCGCCTGCGTGCATGGCGAGCCGCGCGGAATCGAAACGCTCGCGAAAGCCGGCGTGCCGCTCGACCATATGAACTTCACGGGCGCGACATGCCTGATGTATGCCGCGTCGTCGGGCAAGGCCGACGTCGTACGCACGCTGCTCGCGCTCGGCGCGTCACCCTCGATCCGTTCGCAGGACGATTTCACCGCGCTCGACATGGCCGCGACGCCGGAGTGCCTTCAATTGCTGCGCCGATGCGCATAG
- a CDS encoding nitroreductase family protein, translated as MSKFAVPAACAEADAASVVLAYHERTKHRFERYAAGPETLDWDAQPAPFRRFAGAPVTSLPLPADTDTTRWDSLFTPGAVARRPACVDSIGLLFELSFALSAWKRSGPDRWALRCNPSSGNLHPTEVYLLAHGVVDLDDGLYHYAPQAHALERRAAPSAPRACPPSARTRLIVGFSSIHWREAWKYGERAFRYCQLDIGHALGALRYAAAVLGWRIREVAPGHHAISACLGLDRAGDFGDAEREEPEALFELLHDDAGPSYDDDPLAWMSSAAWHGRANRLDAHPMYRWPVIDAVAHASRRTAPNVAVAQLPPAGGRRRLPDTNARASTLIRARRSAQHFDRRARLDAKRFWPIVEALLPGTDAGPAPVPWDIACSPARVHPVLFAHRVDGLEPGAYLLLRDPSTRTALQAAFASLPLEPVHAAPPDLPLYCLAVNPALAGTLRTLSCHQAIGADAMFVVALVGAYRPHVDREPHQYRALLREAGHIGQVLYMEAEAAGLRGTGIGCYFDDPVHALLGLDASPEPGWQVLYHFSVGLPLADPRIVSEPPYGPAREERPQ; from the coding sequence ATGAGCAAGTTCGCCGTCCCGGCGGCTTGCGCCGAGGCCGATGCCGCGTCGGTCGTGCTCGCCTACCACGAGCGGACCAAGCATCGGTTCGAGCGCTATGCGGCCGGACCGGAGACGCTCGACTGGGACGCGCAGCCCGCACCGTTCCGGCGCTTCGCCGGCGCGCCGGTCACGTCATTGCCGCTTCCCGCCGACACCGACACGACCCGCTGGGACAGCCTGTTTACGCCGGGCGCCGTCGCCCGGCGGCCCGCCTGCGTCGACAGCATCGGCTTGTTGTTCGAGCTGTCGTTCGCGTTGTCGGCATGGAAACGATCCGGTCCGGACCGCTGGGCGCTGCGCTGCAATCCGTCGAGCGGCAATCTTCATCCGACCGAGGTGTATCTGCTCGCGCACGGTGTCGTGGATCTCGACGACGGTCTCTACCATTACGCGCCGCAAGCACACGCGCTCGAGCGGCGCGCTGCACCGTCCGCCCCCCGTGCGTGCCCGCCCTCGGCACGCACGCGCCTGATTGTCGGCTTCAGCTCGATTCACTGGCGCGAAGCGTGGAAATACGGCGAGCGCGCGTTCCGCTACTGCCAGCTCGACATCGGGCATGCGTTGGGTGCGCTGCGCTACGCGGCAGCCGTGCTCGGCTGGCGCATCCGCGAGGTCGCGCCGGGCCATCATGCGATCTCCGCGTGTCTCGGCCTCGACCGCGCCGGCGATTTCGGCGATGCGGAGCGCGAGGAACCGGAAGCGCTGTTCGAATTGCTGCATGACGATGCTGGCCCGTCGTACGACGACGATCCGCTTGCATGGATGTCGAGCGCCGCGTGGCACGGCCGCGCAAACCGGTTAGACGCCCATCCGATGTATCGCTGGCCCGTGATCGACGCCGTCGCGCATGCGTCGCGCCGCACCGCGCCCAACGTGGCCGTGGCGCAGCTGCCTCCCGCCGGTGGCCGGCGGCGCTTACCCGACACCAACGCACGCGCGTCGACGCTCATCCGCGCGCGACGCAGCGCGCAGCATTTCGACCGTCGTGCGCGCCTCGACGCAAAACGGTTCTGGCCGATCGTCGAGGCATTGCTGCCGGGCACCGACGCCGGGCCGGCACCCGTGCCATGGGATATCGCATGCTCGCCGGCCCGCGTGCATCCGGTGTTGTTCGCGCATCGCGTCGACGGCCTCGAGCCCGGCGCGTACCTGCTGCTGCGCGATCCCAGCACCCGTACGGCGCTGCAGGCGGCCTTCGCATCGCTCCCGCTCGAGCCCGTGCACGCGGCACCGCCGGATCTGCCGCTCTATTGCCTTGCGGTCAACCCGGCGCTCGCGGGCACGTTGCGTACGTTGAGCTGCCACCAGGCAATCGGCGCGGACGCGATGTTCGTCGTCGCGCTCGTCGGCGCGTACCGGCCGCACGTCGATCGCGAGCCGCACCAATACCGCGCGCTGCTGCGCGAAGCGGGACACATCGGCCAAGTGCTCTACATGGAGGCCGAGGCGGCCGGCCTGCGCGGCACCGGCATTGGCTGTTACTTCGACGATCCGGTTCATGCGCTCCTCGGGCTGGATGCATCGCCGGAGCCCGGCTGGCAAGTCCTCTATCACTTCAGCGTCGGTCTGCCGCTCGCCGATCCACGCATCGTCAGCGAGCCGCCCTACGGCCCGGCCCGCGAGGAGCGTCCCCAATGA
- a CDS encoding ankyrin repeat domain-containing protein — protein MPLPILSVSAARTGGVRRAVEHVAEHATPHDDVRHDTMPAALATWLAWHDFPDLHSRAAEGLTPLMLAALQGEDGVVDALLVAGARLDACDDAGNDALWHACVGGTPAPILRLIDAGIDVDHTNDEDITCLMQAAASGQMEVMQLLLAHGASETLVAPDGRSALDMAADRGLQLLRAARRLGTRGAGSPARRAAARIAGEPARPAPEAAARLLDEPA, from the coding sequence ATGCCCCTGCCCATTCTCTCTGTTTCCGCCGCGCGAACCGGTGGCGTCCGTCGCGCAGTCGAACACGTAGCCGAACACGCGACACCACACGACGACGTGCGGCACGACACCATGCCGGCCGCGCTCGCCACGTGGCTCGCATGGCACGACTTTCCCGATCTGCACTCGCGCGCCGCAGAGGGGCTGACGCCGCTGATGCTGGCCGCGCTGCAGGGCGAGGACGGCGTGGTCGATGCGCTGCTCGTCGCGGGCGCACGGCTCGACGCGTGCGATGACGCGGGCAACGACGCGCTCTGGCATGCATGCGTCGGCGGCACGCCGGCTCCGATTCTGCGCCTGATCGACGCCGGCATCGACGTCGATCATACGAACGACGAGGACATCACGTGCCTGATGCAGGCCGCTGCAAGCGGGCAGATGGAAGTGATGCAGTTGCTGCTCGCGCACGGCGCGAGCGAAACGCTGGTCGCGCCGGACGGCCGCAGCGCGCTCGACATGGCCGCCGACCGCGGGCTGCAATTACTGCGCGCGGCGCGCCGTCTCGGCACCCGGGGTGCCGGCTCGCCTGCGCGCAGGGCCGCGGCCCGCATCGCCGGCGAGCCGGCCCGGCCAGCACCCGAAGCGGCCGCTCGCCTTCTGGACGAACCCGCATGA
- a CDS encoding group II truncated hemoglobin, giving the protein MNTPAQSVEALQPQIPPFARIGGEVAVTRLVEAFYRQMDTRPDAAGIRAMHGPDLGPVKTVLIKYLCEWLGGPQRYSAERGHPRLRMRHAAFPIGVAERNAWLACMGAALDETGVEPVLRDELMQAFSRLADWLRNTGR; this is encoded by the coding sequence ATGAACACGCCCGCCCAGTCAGTCGAAGCTCTACAGCCGCAGATACCACCGTTCGCACGCATCGGCGGCGAGGTCGCGGTCACGCGCCTCGTCGAAGCGTTCTATCGTCAGATGGACACACGGCCCGATGCTGCCGGCATTCGCGCGATGCACGGTCCGGATCTCGGGCCCGTCAAGACCGTGCTCATCAAATATCTGTGCGAATGGCTCGGCGGCCCGCAGCGCTATTCCGCCGAGCGCGGGCACCCGCGCCTGCGGATGCGACACGCCGCGTTCCCGATCGGCGTGGCCGAGCGCAATGCGTGGCTCGCATGCATGGGCGCGGCGCTCGACGAAACCGGCGTCGAGCCGGTACTGCGCGACGAGCTCATGCAGGCGTTCTCCAGATTGGCCGATTGGCTGCGCAACACCGGGCGATGA
- the nifH gene encoding nitrogenase iron protein, with translation MAQLRQIAFYGKGGIGKSTTSQNTLAALTELDQKILIVGCDPKADSTRLILHSKAQDTILSLAAEAGSVEDLELEDVMKIGYKDIRCVESGGPEPGVGCAGRGVITSINFLEENGAYDGVDYVSYDVLGDVVCGGFAMPIRENKAQEIYIVMSGEMMAMYAANNISKGILKYANSGGVRLGGLVCNERQTDKELELAEALAGMLGTKLIHFVPRDNIVQHAELRRMTVIEFAPDSKQANEYRQLATKVHNNAGNGTIPTPITMDQLEDLLMEHGIMKTVDESEVGKTAAELTA, from the coding sequence ATGGCTCAACTTCGGCAAATCGCCTTTTACGGTAAAGGCGGCATCGGCAAATCGACGACGTCGCAGAACACGCTCGCGGCACTCACAGAACTCGACCAGAAGATCCTGATCGTCGGCTGCGACCCGAAGGCCGACTCCACGCGCCTGATCCTGCACTCGAAGGCGCAGGACACGATTCTGTCGCTCGCGGCGGAAGCCGGCTCGGTCGAAGACCTCGAACTCGAGGACGTGATGAAGATCGGCTACAAGGACATCCGGTGCGTCGAGTCGGGTGGCCCGGAGCCGGGCGTCGGCTGCGCGGGGCGCGGCGTTATCACCTCGATCAACTTCCTCGAAGAGAACGGCGCGTATGACGGCGTCGACTACGTTTCGTACGACGTGCTCGGCGACGTGGTTTGCGGCGGTTTCGCGATGCCGATTCGCGAAAACAAGGCGCAGGAAATCTACATCGTGATGTCGGGCGAAATGATGGCGATGTACGCGGCCAACAACATCTCGAAGGGCATTCTGAAGTACGCGAACAGCGGCGGCGTGCGTCTGGGCGGCCTCGTTTGCAACGAGCGCCAGACGGACAAGGAGCTCGAGCTCGCGGAAGCGCTCGCGGGCATGCTCGGCACCAAGCTGATCCACTTCGTGCCGCGCGACAACATCGTCCAGCACGCGGAGCTGCGCCGCATGACGGTGATCGAGTTCGCCCCGGATTCGAAACAGGCGAACGAATATCGCCAGCTCGCGACCAAGGTTCACAACAACGCGGGCAACGGCACGATCCCCACGCCGATCACGATGGACCAGCTCGAAGACCTGCTGATGGAGCACGGGATCATGAAAACCGTCGACGAGTCCGAAGTCGGCAAGACGGCCGCGGAGCTGACCGCCTGA
- the nifD gene encoding nitrogenase molybdenum-iron protein alpha chain — translation MTATVEERKAANKALIDEVLKAYPEKMAKRRAKHLGTFEEGKPDCGVKSNIKSLPGVMTIRGCAYAGSKGVVWGPIKDMIHISHGPVGCGQYSWAARRNYYIGTTGIDTFVTMQFTSDFQEKDIVFGGDKKLDKIIDEIQALFPLNKGISIQSECPIGLIGDDIEAVSKKKSKEYEGHTIVPVRCEGFRGVSQSLGHHLANDAIRDWVFDKTDPNKRPDFVSTPYDVAIIGDYNIGGDAWSSRILLEEIGLRVIAQWSGDGSIAELENTPKAKLNVLHCYRSMNYISRHMEEKYGIPWVEYNFFGPTMIEKSLREIASHFDDTIKANAEKVIAKYRPLMDAVIAKFKPRLQGKKVMLFVGGLRPRHVIGAYEDLGMDVVGTGYEFGHNDDYQRTTHYVKDGTLIYDDVTGYEFEKFVEQVQPDLVGSGIKEKYVFQKMGVPFRQMHSWDYSGPYHGYDGFAIFARDMDMAISSPVWGLAKAPWKKVA, via the coding sequence ATGACCGCCACGGTTGAAGAGCGCAAGGCCGCGAACAAGGCCCTGATCGACGAAGTGCTGAAGGCCTATCCGGAGAAGATGGCCAAGCGGCGCGCCAAGCATTTGGGCACCTTCGAGGAAGGCAAGCCCGACTGTGGCGTGAAATCCAACATCAAGTCGCTGCCCGGCGTGATGACGATCCGCGGCTGCGCATATGCCGGCTCGAAGGGCGTCGTCTGGGGGCCGATCAAGGACATGATCCACATCAGCCACGGCCCGGTGGGCTGCGGCCAGTATTCGTGGGCCGCGCGTCGCAATTACTACATCGGCACCACGGGCATCGACACGTTTGTCACGATGCAGTTCACGTCCGACTTCCAGGAAAAGGACATCGTGTTCGGCGGCGACAAGAAGCTCGACAAGATCATCGACGAGATTCAGGCGCTGTTCCCTCTGAACAAGGGCATCTCGATCCAGAGCGAGTGCCCGATCGGCCTGATCGGCGACGACATCGAGGCCGTGTCGAAGAAGAAGAGCAAGGAATATGAAGGGCACACGATCGTGCCGGTGCGCTGCGAAGGCTTTCGCGGCGTGTCGCAATCGCTCGGCCACCACCTCGCGAACGATGCGATCCGCGACTGGGTGTTCGACAAGACCGATCCGAACAAGCGTCCCGATTTTGTGTCGACGCCCTATGACGTCGCGATCATCGGCGACTACAACATCGGCGGCGACGCATGGTCGAGCCGCATCCTGCTCGAAGAGATCGGCCTGCGCGTGATCGCGCAATGGTCGGGCGACGGCTCGATCGCCGAGCTGGAGAACACGCCGAAGGCGAAGCTCAACGTGCTGCACTGCTACCGGTCGATGAACTACATCAGCCGGCACATGGAAGAAAAGTACGGCATTCCCTGGGTCGAATACAACTTCTTCGGCCCGACGATGATCGAGAAGAGCCTGCGCGAAATCGCGAGCCATTTCGACGACACGATCAAGGCGAACGCCGAGAAGGTGATCGCGAAGTACCGTCCGCTGATGGACGCGGTGATCGCGAAGTTCAAGCCGCGCCTGCAGGGCAAGAAGGTGATGCTGTTCGTGGGCGGCCTGCGCCCGCGCCACGTGATCGGCGCGTACGAGGATCTCGGCATGGACGTGGTCGGCACCGGCTACGAGTTCGGTCACAACGACGACTACCAGCGCACGACGCACTACGTGAAGGACGGCACGTTGATTTATGACGACGTGACGGGCTACGAGTTCGAGAAATTCGTCGAGCAGGTGCAACCGGACCTCGTCGGTTCCGGGATCAAGGAAAAGTACGTGTTCCAGAAGATGGGCGTGCCGTTCCGCCAGATGCACAGCTGGGATTACTCGGGCCCGTACCACGGTTACGACGGCTTCGCGATCTTCGCACGCGACATGGACATGGCGATTTCGAGCCCTGTCTGGGGCCTCGCCAAGGCACCGTGGAAGAAGGTTGCCTGA